In the genome of Brachypodium distachyon strain Bd21 chromosome 3, Brachypodium_distachyon_v3.0, whole genome shotgun sequence, the window GCAttcatgggagcgtcttcaagaggtcttcatcgcaaACTTCCAGGGAAAtttcaaagaacccgtgcaaGCTCACGAGCTTTACGCCATGAAACAAAGGCCGGGAGAGTCTCTCCGAAGCTTCTTTCATCGCTTTGCAAAGGtccgaagccaaatcgccaacccaccgtcgatgaccgtgatcgacgcttgcaagcaaggccttctccaagaagTGAATCGCGCTCTAAGTCGCAACCTCCAAAGATGACCGAAGAGCTCTACCggatcttgcaagaatacgcaCGGGGCGAAGATGGAGACATCACCAAGAAGGACACACCACGCGGCGCGCCCGAAGGGACTCCTTCATCAGATCAGCCCCAAGCATCCGCACCAtcttccaagaggaagaggaggcgggggaagaaGGTGCCCGGTGATCAAGCTCGAAAGATCTTCACCGTGAAGGGCAAAagtcccaaaagacttggcagcccaagaagcctcCCCGCCCCGCTGAGGGAGGTGCCGGAAGATGCCTTATCCACAACTCGGTGAGCCACAGCACCGAAGAGTGTAATACCCTCATCGCAGCTCGTGAAGAGTTCCAAGAACGAATGCAAGCCCGACGCAGGGACGAGAAGGCGCCCGAGGCTccgcgccccgccaacgtcctcCTTGCCGACCCTGCGCCCAAGGAAGAGaacctcccgtttcaagaACCCGCTCACCATGTCGGGGTGATACTCGAGGGCTCCGCCACAGGCCGAGGGTCAAAGaggcaacgcaaggagtaCGCACGCGAAGTCAACGTCGTTGGAGCCTTCACCCCAACACCAACACCCAAGTGGGCGAGTGTACCCATTTCCTTCACCGAAGAAAACgctaaggggatacgcttcctgcacgacgacgccctcttcgtgaCAGCCATCGTCTCAAATTGAGAGCTCAAAAAAATACtcgtggatggcggaagctccgccgacatcttgTACCTGAGCACGCTAAAGAAACTGATGGAGCCACAaggaggatacaagaacggttcCTTGCAGCCGTCGCTTTACCCCCTAACCGGCTTTGTCCCGGGCAAGTCCATCCAGCCGCTCGGCCAAATCGAGCTCCTCATGACCTTCGGAGATGCCACTAATCACCGGACCGAGCTCGTGCGtttcgacgtggtggacatggaggcctccttcaacGCCATCCTTGGCAGAACGACCTTGAACCGCCTCTGCGctgccgtccaccacaacttcctGTGCATGAAAATCCCAGGCCCGAAAGGCGTGATCACGGTCCGTGGTAAGCAATCCTCCGATAGGAAGATGCTATATCGCCACGAGACTAAGTGCGCCGAGAAGGGAGAATAGTCCAAAAGTGTCCACATGCTCTCGGGCACGGGGGAGTCCAAGGCCGGTCACCCAGAGCGCTACGTCCCTAAGCCCCTTCCCAAGAGAGAGCTTAAGGAGATACGCCTCTCCGGCAATGACGCCACGCACATCGTGAAAATCGGGGTCGACCTCTCGATCAAACTCGAGAAGAAGCTCATCGACCTActccgggagaactccgaCCATTTCGCTTGGTCTCCCTctgacatgggaggagtctcaCGTGATGTCATGGAACATCGACTCGCGTAAGGCCCGACAAGACGCCCGTGAAGCAAAAACTCCGGAAACTCTCCACGGAGCGaagcgaggtcatcaagcaagaaattgcaAAGCTCTTCGAGGCCGAactcatccgagaagtttggcaccccgagtggttggccaatccggtcttggtgaagaaagccaacagcaagtggcggatgtgtgtcgacttcatCGACTTGAACAAGGTGCGTCCCAAGGACGACTATCCTCTCCCGTGGATCGACCAActagtcgactccacggcgggatgtgagaggttgagcttcttggatgcctattcggggtatcaccaagtccacatggccaagaaAGACGAAGagaagaccagcttcatcactcccattagcatcttctgctatcgcagaatgccttttggtttgaggaacgccggtGCGACattccaacgcctcgtcagtctcatcctcaaagagcaattggggagaaacgccgaagtctacgttgatgacgccgtcatcaaaagtcaagtGGCGAATACCCATCCCGAAGACTTGCAAGAAaccttcaacaacctccgcaaataCGGCGTGAAGCTCAGTCCCGAGAAGTGCGCGtttggagttcgaggaggaaaactcttgggtttcctcgtctcccaaCGGGGGATTGAGGACAACCCGGAAAAAATCCAGGCCATCCTagagatggagcctcctcgctccgtcaaagacGTGCAGCGCCTAGCAGGGAGGATGGCGGCATtaggacgattcgtcgcccgatcagccgagaagggtcttccttttttcaaaatcCTAAAGGGCCttaacaactttgagtggaccaatgaagctcaaagggccttcgagGAACTCAAAacctatttgtcgactccTCCACTCCTCACAAGCCCGAAGCAGGGAGAACCTTTACTCATGTACCTCGCCGCGACTCCGGTCGCCGTGAGTGCAGccctcgtgaaggaagaagatgggtcgcAACACCTGGTGTACTACGTGAccgaagctttgggaggagcaaagggtcgatacacccagatcaAAAAGATCGCGTatgccctcctcatggcctctcggaAGCTCCATCATTACTTCATgtgccacaccatcatggtgctgACAGCATTCCCACTCAaagaagtcttcggcaacaaggaggccaccgggagaatcgccaaatgggcaacggaactAGCTCCCTTCTCGCTAGAGCTCACTGCGAGAACGGCTATAAAATCCAGTTCCTCGCCGACTTCGTGGCCGAATGGCATGCACCACTAACCTCTCCCAAAGAGACGTCGCCCAAGGGCGGgcccccgaaccacattggataatgaggttcgatggcTCCAAGCGGCTCAACGGTGCCGAGGTGGGAGTTGTACTCATCAACCCTGAAGGGAAAAccttggagtacgccgcccacctcgaTTTCAACGCGAGCAATAACATAGCGGAGTACGAAGCACTCATTCTCGGACTCCAGTTGGCTAAGGCCATGGGTgttcgacgccttctcatccaaggtgaCTCCCAGCTGGTGacaaaccaaatggacaagtcatatcaatgccttgatgaaaggatgaagaaagtatattgaagaagttcgcaagatggagccgtacttcctgggcatggaggcgcgacgcatcccacgaggagaaaatcacctcgCCGACAGATtggcccgaacggccggttccaaggaaccgctgccacccAGTGCATTCTTCAAGGTGATCCGTGTCCCGTCCATaggagaagaagccgatgaCCCTGACGAAACTTcgaagaccagcatggtcatcgacaatCCACCCTCTTGAATGATGCCAATCATCCACGCCTTGAAAGGAGAGGTGGATGAGAAGgcggaaggcccaagcgcTAAAACTTTGCTTGCAAAAGCAAAGATGTACATCCTCCTTGACGGCATCCTTTACAAGAAGGGTGCGGCCGCGCTACTCAAGTGCATAACCCCCGACAAGGGGGCTGAGCTCCTCCAGGAGATCCACTCCGGAGTGTGCGTCCATCATCTTGTGCCAAGAGCCACCACGGCGAAGGCTTTACGACAGgaattctattggcccaccatggtgcaagacgcaatcacaaTATTGCGAagatgcgaagcttgccaaaaaatggccAAGTCAATCCACGCGCCGGTGATGACACTGAAGAATATCCCAataacttggccatttgcacgctggggaatggaccttctcaggcctttccccgcatgcatcGGGGGCTGCAAATATCttgtggtgacgattgattacttcttaaaatggatagaagctgtgccactcggcaagatcacgtcacaggccatcCAAAAAcatttctgggaaaacatcatatgtcgaTATGGTGTCCCACGAGATctaaccgtggacaatggcaaacagttcgattgtgcggaattcattAAATTCTACGAATTCctcgagatcaagctgcactttGGATCCATGGcctaccccaagagcaacggcgcatgcgaaagagccaatggactaatcctccaaggacttcGCCGAAGGGTAGAACACACGGCCAGCAAGGCAAGAGGAGCAGGGGGGGACGAACTCGCCAGCGTGGTTTGAGGCATACGCACCTCTGTAAGCCGCTCCACAGGctgaacaccattctctttgatGTATGgcgccgaagcagttcttcccgccgaggtagagttccgctcacctcgtgtcgaaagactccaagaagctactccactcgccttcatcgaaaatgaagagcatcacaagacggccatcgatcttgtggaagaagctcgtgacaaagccctcatgaggcacgccatCTACGAGCAgagcgccgcacgcttctacaacacgagGGTGCGGGAAAGagctttctcccaaggagacctcgtgctgaaaaagaacgtcgacccaaaactccagcgcAAGCTCGACCccaaatgggaaggaccataccgcatcgccaCGGTATTGggcaatggtgcataccacctcgagaacagGGAAGGCAAAAAACCtcgtccatgcctggaacggcgacaaactccgacgtttctacgcctaaAGAGGAACCTCAAGGATGACCCTCGCCGCTCCCAAAAGAAGACTATCAGCGCTCAACCGGCCacttccctacgaaacttcgagggatcgtaagcgccaaagaggccacgtctacataagACTTGTAAGTGCCCAACGGGCCATACCTAAAGACAGGCAAGCGAGGGATCAATAAAAACGAATCCTTGAtgagagtgacacgagacactcataCGACCCACCGTCGTAAAGGGAACCCCGTCGAACGGTTATGTCGCAAAGGGGCAATCCCCGAAACTGAGTCGCTGCCCTAGTGCCGCTCACCAAGGGACGCCGAAAGGCCTACGTTGGCCCAGGCATCACCTAGAAATGCCTTCGGACATAAGTCGCCACCCGTAAcccgttccttggtggatcctagcgtgcctcgaggccatccgccaagtagaaccaagtcccccgagggccagaagctccttaaaacgcatttaaggagaaccgCAAATAAGCGAgctatgcatgagcttacttacctcggagaaccatgctacccgcgtgcgagacgtcgcgcacgggcctgcatgatacTAACCGAGTTAAGGCTCTATAATAATCgtgggaaagcatagcttcctgaagtccgaagaggagaaattccgcatgaatttCCCTGAACTAcaggtcgaaatgtccggatcactaccggcatatcgatagcgacccccaCCAGGGTACTAGGATCCATGGCtggtaaccatggcctaaggcaccgaagccaagtcgtatcccaacggcgacagcaattgattaCGCAAAAAGTgtgatcatagcgaacgatcgcgagttgtataaactgaggaaatatagtacttcgccaagaaggaaatatagtaatccaaagaacacatgttgagccaagttaacatttccgataatgttgactacatggtgaaaacataagaaaatacatgccGAGCTAAGTCGACATTTCCgacaatgttgactacatagcaaagcatgaaacacatcaaaaaagatgccttacaacctctatgtCTAAGCCTAGAGCATGCAAGTCATGAGGCTATGTCATAagtggatatgcaacatcgcataagtaagcagctgggGTACCTTGTCGCCTCAAAAGGCAACAAGACTCAAGCCCCACCATCGCtctcctgaagagcgggctcaaggcaacgcacgaagcgtcgagccagagcgcgaagaggagctccctgatccgccagaaacttcttcgccccgtgagtcatctcaccctcaagtccACTCgtcccggcaccgccgtccaggacgGCCGCGactgccgacgaaacaagtcagGCACCCGTACTCAGAAGGCACCTCTTCACGGCAGGCTCAAGGAGCTCCACCTGTGAAGTGAGCACCCTACTCGCCTCGTCCGTCGTGCGACACGAGGGAAGATCCGGCTGAGGGGAGCCCTTCAAACAGAGTATCATCTCTCGAATCTCCGAAGCCTGGGCGAGCATAAGCGAGACCACCTCCGGACGGCTGTCCGAGGGGGCGCGGACACGAGGGGCGAACACCGGTCCGAACCTGGCGTCCTCCAACTCCGCCTTGAGGGAGGCGACCTCCGCTCGAGCGTGCTCCACGTTGAggctggccaccaccaagtcctcctcggcACGACGGGTCTTCGCGATCACATCCTTCTGGCCCTCCTCAACAAGGTGAGccctcgcctccatggccgcaagctccgccgacaccCGAGAAAGCTCCGTCTCAAcggcctcccgccgcgccCTCTCTGAAGCCAACTCACTCAGAGCAAGGGTAGCCTTCGAGGTCTCGGCATCCAAGGCCGCCGAAAGCACCCCAACCTGAGCCTTGAGAGCGGGAAGAgtgcccacggcctcgaccaagcctctcacctggaaaaggaagagaaatcATGAGCGCTGACCGACAAAATGGACCTAGCAAGAAGGGAGACGAGAAAAGCGGACTCACAAGCTCCAACGCCTCGAACGGGTCTCTCACTCCTCCCTCGGTCCTCGGAAgcacctctccctcctccgaaATCGGgggctcggcctcgggagCATCAGGCACCGCAGGCCCCGtacctgaaacaagacaagagaACCCCGTGAGAACATTCCCGAAAGGGAATTAAAACGCTCAACATGCGCGCACTCACCGGTGGCGGGAAGCCCCTCCTCGACAGGCCCACGAGCCAAAGAGAACACCGGAACACCCGTGCCGCTGGCTTCCGAGGAGGTATCCACCACAAGCTGAAGCCCGTTCCTCTGGGTAAAAACCGCACGCTCGTGAGGCGACGGAGGCAGGATCTTCTCAACGTCGATCTTCCTGGCTAGGTGCATGTCCATGGACTCTCTCAAGGGAGACCTCGACTCAGCCACATCGGCTAGGTCAGGAGaaggagccttcctcttgcgtgAACTCGGAGGACGAGGGATCTTGGGCATTGGGGCCACTGGCACACCCAACCCAAGCGCAACCTGAGGCTTCACCTTCCCACAAGTATCTctgaggtgagaaccaacgaCGATCATCGACGGAGTCGCAAGACGAGAGTACCGCTCGCCGGCCTTAATGAGCTTCCCAAACTTGGGATCCGGGCGCATCGGTACCGAGTCGTCGAAGCACGTTGCCACGACGTTATGGCATCCCCCCTCGCTGATGGTATCGATGTAGGCCCGATGCTCCACCGAGTTGTACGGCCCAACAATCTGGGAAGTCCACTCGGCCGCCTTCTCTCGGGAGAAAGCCGCTGAAAAACAGGCACAAGCAGCAACCAGGGTTAgtgtcaagcaaacaaaaatacttGAAGCAACGACTCAAGTGTCACGAAACTCATGCTTAGCCGCACGGCGTGGGTGACGAAAGGCCAAGGGGATCCCCAACTCCGCCTGTGGTCGCaccctcatcatgaagcggcccgccatcaccatctcctcgagAAGGTCGGGGAAGCTATGCTCCGAACGAGCCGACTTGATGCCGGCAAGCTCCCACTCCTCGACCAAGGACGTGCCCATGTGACGGACGACATCCCGAAGCCCCCCAGGCCTAGAGTGTCGAGGGAGCCTACCGGAGTGACGCAAGCTCGCCTCTGAAACGTCGAGGAAGAACCACTGCGAGTCCCACCCGTCGAACAGACGCACCGCGCTCTTCGCCGGCATCAGAGGGAACTCGTCGTGGAAGCCGGGACGGAGCCTCACGGCGACCGACCCAAAAGCACTCCAAGTGCTCTCGTCAGGGGTACGGCGCTCCTCCACGTGGACGAtgaacagcaacaagaacaacctCATGGTCGGAGGCTCCCACAAGGAGGTCTCACAAAGCCATCTGAACACGTTCAGACGCAGGATCGCCGAAGGAAGCAACTGCGCCAACTCGATACCATAGGTATCGAGGAACTCCAGCAGGAACGGGTGGACGGGCAGGCACAATCCGGCATGAAACCAGCTGGTGAACACGACGATGTGCCCTCAATGCCTCTGTGACTCCAGTCGAAGCTCACCCTCGTTAGGAAGCGCAGCAAGGCCCTTGCCGAAGTAGCCCGCCTCCACAAGGTCCGACAAGTCCTTCTCGGTCGTCACTGATGCCGGAAGGATGTCGGGAATCTGTCCCGGCATGGCCGGATGCGGCTCACGCCTAGGTCCTCTCTCCGGGCGCATGACTTTCTTTGACCTTCGTGGCTTGCCCCCCGACGTCCGCACCTCGGCCCCGCTCCCATGGGAGGCCTCTCTCTCgacgctcccgccggcgccatcgcGACGCTCCACGCCGTATCCCGCCATCTCGCCTACAAAAAGACGCCAAAGGATTAGTACAAGTTGCATAAAATCCTAAGGAAGCAACTAGGGAAAATCCACGTCGCAAGGCCATACACGACCGCCatcaaaacacaaaaaaaatggggAGGAATCCCCCTTGGAAACGGCCTATGGCCCGGGTATGCTACcgccggcccagcccaacGCAAAAAAAGAGGGGAGGGGAGCGGAGGGCGAAAGCCTAGCTCCCCTCGCCGGCCTCCCACGCATCGGCCCCGCAGCATGAATAGAAGGGCCGGCCCAAGACCGGCGCCCAGCCGCCGGACCGCATCGCAGCAAGGGAGTGGGGGCCCAGCTTCCTCGGGCGGCTCAGACGCTCTCCAAGGCCTGTGGGCTACTTTCGGCCCGCCCGGCCGAAGAACGGAGGCCCAGCccgcaacaaaaaaaaagaagaagaggagaggagaaggaCGGATGCACGCAGCGTGTTCGGCCAAATGGCCGACGCTTCACCCCCGCTCCAAGCGTGCCCCCCGCGCGCGCAAGGAACGTCCAGACCGCGCCCACGCCATGCGTGGCATGCCGGCCGAACCCGCACGGTCAAGCTCGCCAGACGAGCCATCAACGGAGTTCGGCGTGGCCACGCCCGTGTCGCCCCCGGCGCGCCAGGCCCGCCTCCCGCCGGCCCTGCGCGCGTCAAGGCCACGCCCGTGCTGCTCCCGACGCGTCACGGCTGCCGTCCCTCGACGCCATGCGCATCGTGGCCACGCCCGCACCCCCTCATCCGCGCGACAGGGGAGTCTCCATCCCATGCCGACTGCATTCCGACTGCGACACAGCATGGGTAGACGGCGACCATGGCTCACCTTGACAAGGGCAGTGGAGCTCCCGGGCGCCGCCTTTCCTTGGCTCGAATTCAAGGCAATGCCGACACCGTTCAAAGCCCGAAGCGCGCCGAAATCGTGTCCCCCACGAAGACTCAATCACCCTGAACACCTTCGGCGACGGAATGGACTGGCTAAACGCCCTCACCGGGCACCTACGAGCCACCGGTCTCACCTCCGTCCTCGGGTGCCGCCGAAGCGCGTCTTCGGCACCGGAGGAGAGGAAAACGAGAGTGTGTTGTGCCCATCTTGTGCTCCCTGGCCCCGTTTTTATAGACCAAGGCTCGCCTCGACGTCCGGACCCAACGTCTCGCTGGTCAGCTCGGTCATAGCAAGAAGACAAGGGTCAACCGACCAGGGAACAGGGGGCGCAGAGctaaagggaaaaagaaggaaaagaagaggcgCAAAGCAGGTGGTTCCGGGCAGGGACCCGGGTCCGAGCTGTTTTGGCCGCGCCGCGTGAACGCCAGCGTCACCCCGGTGACGGCGTCGTTGACCGAAGAGGAAAGGAGGACGAGCCCCTTTCTCCCTCCCGTACGAAGGAAGACGATGAGCCGGCACCGTCGGATGTAGGGTTCGGGGGAAAccccgtccgtccgatcgATTAACTTAAGCCCCAAACGGTACGCCGGCTAGATGGGCCAAGTGGATCTCGgcccagtaaaaaaaaagagagaaaacaaaagaggGAAGCCTCCCAGGCCCGGTCGGGCGCAGCCCGCACGCCCGGGAGGCCCATGAAGCCGAGCGCGGCCCAGGAGCGCTCCTGTGCGCGTTGGGCGGCCTAGGGGGAGGATTTTCTTGAcagaacccccccccccccggatGCGGAAAATCTCAAGCTGCCCCCTGGCGGCTCGGGAATTTCGCGCCGGGAACCTCGGAAGGCcagaaattcacaaaaaaTCCCCTGCAGCTCCATTATCTTGCAAAAGGAGTCCCCTGATCTCCAAATTCTGCAAGAAAGACCTTCATGGCCATGACTTTTCAGAAGGAAGGTCCCGAAGGAAGAATCCTAAGAGCCCTTGGGATACGCCAAGCCCACCTAGTtctatcttcctcctcgagaaggattacctagccggtggctccccCA includes:
- the LOC104584061 gene encoding uncharacterized protein LOC104584061; the encoded protein is MEPQGGYKNGSLQPSLYPLTGFVPGKSIQPLGQIELLMTFGDATNHRTELVRFDVVDMEASFNAILGRTTLNRLCAAVHHNFLCMKIPGPKGVITVRGKQSSDRKMLYRHETKCAEKGE